The Amphiura filiformis unplaced genomic scaffold, Afil_fr2py scaffold_502, whole genome shotgun sequence genome contains a region encoding:
- the LOC140145638 gene encoding uncharacterized protein: AYNSVELDSDHRILSIRLHTSLRTTKGKPCKRPKYNWKKLLHAPTKNRFQIELSNRFQVLQCDDNDQSPISERYEMFEKVVEEVAEEVVGKCSPCGMPSWVTDKTLKLRSERDAAKKTYLLVRTRHAREVWRKLNTQLNESYRADELASIHRQMEDLQVANENGNYNTTWKIIHDISGKKKRSNPKVKKRDGSIPSSDKELLAEWKDYFCALLNNDNGPPTSDLPPPADQDLPICADPPTLEETRKAIQAMKTNKAAGLDCAITAEALQGGGEAMVRHHP; this comes from the coding sequence AGCTTATAACTCTGTAGAGCTGGATTCAGACCATCGAATACTCAGCATACGACTGCACACCAGTCTCCGAACCACCAAAGGTAAACCTTGTAAGAGGCCTAAGTACAACTGGAAGAAGCTGCTTCATGCTCCTACTAAGAACCGTTTCCAGATTGAActttcaaacagattccaggtcctcCAGTGTGACGACAACGACCAGTCACCAATTTCTGAGAGGTATGAAATGTTTGAGAAAGTAGTCGAAGAAGTCGCGGAAGAGGTTGTTGGAAAATGTAGCCCTTGTGGAATGCCAAGCTGGGTGACAGACAAGACCCTCAAGTTAAGATCAGAAAGAGATGCAGCCAAGAAGACATATCTACTTGTTAGAACTCGCCATGCCAGAGAAGTGTGGAGAAAGCTCAACACCCAGCTCAACGAGTCATATAGGGCCGATGAACTTGCCTCTATACAcaggcagatggaagacctgcaagtagctaatgaaaatggcaattacAACACCACATGGAAAATAATCCATGACATCTCGGGGAAGAAGAAGAGATCAAATCCCAAAGTGAAGAAGAGAGATGGGTCAATCCCCTCAAGCGACAAAGAACTACTTGCTGAGTGGAAGGACTACTTCTGTGCCCTGCTGAACAATGACAATGgaccaccaacatctgatctCCCACCACCCGCCGACCAGGACTTGCCTATTTGTGCTGATCCCCCTACCCTGGAAGAGACAAGAAAAGCCATTcaagcaatgaaaacaaacaaagctgctgGACTGGACTGTGCGATTACCGCTGAGGCACTCCAGGGTGGTGGTGAAGCTATGGTGagacatcatccataa